One Fusarium poae strain DAOMC 252244 chromosome 4, whole genome shotgun sequence DNA window includes the following coding sequences:
- a CDS encoding hypothetical protein (BUSCO:25559at5125) — protein sequence MTTAVQQHVEESFDIHEDLRTEDTEMMAEEERTEEAAPMEDDEGVREFQQYQNRHMQQRHPHQQHYQPQPEPEPEPQEEEEEEPEDEESEEEAVDRSVQADMDKLQSDFPGFRNRYRLIKRIGEGTFSTVYKAEDIMYDHYDNSWDYEEDSSKWTPPPSSTESSIRRPRRKARYVAIKKIYVTSSPSRILNELELLHDLRQCPSVCPLITAFRETDQVVAILPYFRHGDFRTYFRDLTVPEISIYLRELFTALKSVHDHKILHRDIKPTNFLYDPGTQRGVLVDFGLAEREGSDAKPCLCHESREVRKHRQANSVWAQNAATPQTGYPKSDTRSSRRANRAGTRGFRAPEVLFKCTEQSTAIDIWSAGVILLTILSKRFPFFNSADDVEAMIEIATIFGSKRMKAAGLLHGCVFETSIPTVGQGGFSMEKIILWSTCRGEDKPLTPDEKMAISFLEWCMELDPSRRITAAEALEHEFLQLGELEAEQRAYNEELAAEY from the exons ATGACAACAGCGGTTCAACAACATGTGGAAGAGAGTTTCGACATCCATGAGGATTTAAGGACCGAAGATACAGAGATGAtggcggaggaggagcgcACCGAAGAGGCTGCGCCAatggaagacgacgaggGCGTTCGGGAGTTTCAGCAGTACCAAAATCGTCACATGCAACAACGGcatcctcatcaacaacattaCCAACCACAACCTGAACCTGAACCTGAACcccaagaggaagaagaagaggagccagaagatgaggaatctgaagaagaagcggtGGACCGCAGTGTTCAAGCAGACATGGACAAACTGCAAAGTGACTTCCCTGGCTTTCGAAATCGGTACCGCTTGATTAAACGTATCGGTGAAG GAACCTTCTCGACTGTTTACAAGGCAGAGGATATAATGTACGATCACTACGACAACAGTTGGGACTACGAGGAAGACTCGTCAAAATGGACGCCGCCTCCAAGTTCAACCGAAAGCTCTATTCGACGTCCTCGTCGCAAGGCACGCTACGTCGCCATCAAGAAGATTTACGTCACATCCAGTCCGTCACGCATTTTGAATGAGCTGGAACTTCTCCACGATCTTCGCCAATGTCCCTCTGTTTGCCCTCTGATCACCGCCTTCCGAGAGACAGACCAAGTCGTTGCGATTCTCCCATACTTCCGACACGGAGATTTCCGAACGTACTTTCGCGACTTGACTGTCCCCGAAATCTCTATCTATCTGCGCGAACTATTCACTGCTCTGAAGAGTGTGCACGACCACAAGATCCTCCACCGAGACATCAAACCTACAAACTTCCTCTACGACCCAGGTACCCAGCGAGGAGTTCTTGTTGATTTCGGTCTTGCTGAAAGAGAAGGCTCTGACGCCAAGCCTTGCCTTTGCCATGAAAGCCGAGAGGTCCGCAAGCACCGTCAAGCAAACTCAGTATGGGCCCAGAATGCTGCGACGCCCCAAACTGGTTATCCCAAGTCCGACACACGTTCGTCCCGTCGCGCCAACCGTGCAGGTACTCGAGGTTTCCGTGCCCCTGAAGTACTCTTCAAATGTACGGAGCAAAGCACAGCCATCGACATCTGGTCCGCAGGTGTTATCCTCCTCACAATTCTTTCCAAGAGATTTCCCTTCTTCAACTCAGCAGATGACGTTGAAGCCATGATTGAGATTGCAACCATCTTTGGCTCTAAGCGTATGAAGGCTGCAGGTCTACTTCATGGATGTGTCTTTGAAACTAGCATCCCTACTGTTGGTCAGGGTGGTTTCTCGATGGAGAAGATCATCTTGTGGAGCACATGTCGAGGAGAGGACAAGCCTTTGACACCAGACGAGAAGATGGCTATTAGCTTTCTCGAGTGGTGCATGGAGTTGGACCCTAGTAGGAGAATTACAGCTGCTGAAGCACTGGAACATGAGTTTCTCCAGCTTGGCGAATTGGAGGCTGAACAAAGGGCATACAACGAGGAATTGGCAGCGGAGTACTGA
- a CDS encoding hypothetical protein (BUSCO:1848at5125): MDTVDFDLNDALKHYMSDPAGVATPEADSALFDCENDPEALTLPVVNSVLNPIVDAVADNPDAIMRASHMDSLQFLLKYTAHLPTHALSKIFDLIMSGLSAEADSVHSDIDSPDEQDSVAHHKKLLEIYGFLLQWTIAAVETKAAEKTTTAPVARGRGKPKKGSAKDKDAAWDSATQLQAALEIMCKVLKLKLSKIFLTTSERDTFIGLLTRPVYMVLESEQRVKTTAIRMHCFKVLCIAVKHHGHAYAAQINIIQNLTYFEHLSEPMAEFLHILAETYDYPQLADEVLREISNKEFNSNDNRGPKSVSSFITKLSELAPRLVIKQMTMLAKQLDSESYTLRCALIEVCGNMVAYLSKQDERSENHKSQLNAFFDVLEERFLDINPYCRCRTMQVYIRLCDLAQKFPKRRQKAAELACRSLEDKSSNVRRNAIKLLGAFIKTHPFTVMHGAQLSRKEWQARLDKVQEELDALRPPPGVPGFGNDQANTTVDNELLDEATQLGSPQKPTQMTEEDKAAAIQKAQEEAATGEAIEKLTLTRRYYNEALKFIEVIDEATTIICQLLGSRNKSEVIEAIDFFEVGDAYNIEQNKVGIRRMLRLIWTKGNSDEGKGVQTHLIECYKRLFFEAPESFSPNDAANYIARNMISLTFGATPAELTSLEQLLATMMKGGMIPEVVVNKLWQVYGVQKREISRTQRRGAIIVLGMLATANPEIVVGEMETMLRTGLGAYGRSDLQLAKFTCIALRRINPTGRQAKDSTVKFSRLPNDHAVSVRLAAITEVQSDSKEWYGVAEQAISAIYAVSKHPDTLCSDLIRRKSKQVFGQSRSPPSSQPNSRPGSSDETKSVQMEDQIQSQLQSQSQGDKSRKRDNAIALSQLLFIVGHVAIKQIVHLELCELDFKRRKQEKEKQAPAKNDKDKEDADELDLIGGTTEDDFTEAMAHIRERELLYGPSSLLAVFGPLVSEICANNTTYADKGLQAAATLCLAKLMCVSAEYCETNLPLLITIMERSPNATVRSNAVIALGDMAVCFNHLIDENTDFLYRRLADDDASVKRTCLMTLTFLILAGQVKVKGQLGEMAKCLEDEDRRIADLARMFFTELSTKDNAVYNHFVDMFSLLSAGGNMEEESFRRIIKFLLGFVEKDKHAKQLADKLAARLGRCETERQWNDVAYALGILQHKNEEITKLVSEGYRVVHSSA; encoded by the exons ATGGATACTGTTGACTTTGATCTCAACGATGCCCTAAAACACTACATGTCAGACCCGGCTGGCGTCGCTACGCCCGAGGCTGACAGCGCTCTCTTCGACTGCGAGAACGACCCCGAAGCCCTCACTCTGCCGGTGGTTAACTCGGTCCTGAACCCAATTGTCGATGCAGTCGCCGATAACCCAGATGCAATCATGCGCGCCTCCCACATGGATTCGTTGCAGTTTCTTCTCAA ATACACCGCACACCTCCCTACCCACGCCCTCAGCAAGATCTTCGACCTGATCATGAGTGGCTTGAGTGCAGAGGCCGACTCTGTCCACTCCGATATCGACTCCCCCGACGAGCAGGACTCGGTGGCCCACCACAAGAAACTCCTCGAGATATACGGTTTTCTCCTGCAATGGACGATCGCTGCAGTCGAGACAAAGGCTGCCGAGAAGACGACAACAGCGCCGGTTGCTAGAGGTCGAGGAAAGCCCAAGAAGGGCTCTGCGAAGGACAAAGACGCAGCCTGGGATTCGGCTACACAGCTGCAGGCGGCTCTGGAGATTATGTGCAAGgttctcaagctcaagctctccAAGATCTTCCTGACGACAAGTGAGAGAGATACTTTCATTGGCCTCCTTACCCGACCGGTTTACATGGTTTTGGAGAGTGAGCAACGAGTCAAGACCACAGCGATCAGAATGCACTGCTTCAAGGTCCTTTGCATTGCTGTGAAGCACCATGGCCACGCATACG CGGCGCAAATCAACATCATTCAAAACTTGACATACTTCGAACACTTGTCAGAACCCATGGCCGAATTTTTACACATTTTGGCCGAGACATATGACTATCCTCAACTGGCTGATGAAGTGCTGCGCGAGATTAGCAACAAGGAGTTCAACTCTAACGATAACCGTGGACCCAAGTCAGTTTCTTCCTTTATCACTAAGCTGTCCGAGCTGGCTCCTCGGTTAGTGATTAAGCAGATGACTATGCTTGCGAAGCAACTTGACAGCGAG TCATACACTCTCCGATGTGCACTGATCGAGGTTTGCGGAAACATGGTCGCCTATCTCAGCAAGCAAGATGAGCGCAGCGAGAACCACAAGTCCCAGCTTAACGCCTTTTTCGACGTCTTGGAAGAGCGATTCCTGGATATCAATCCCTATTGCCGATGCAGAACCATGCAAGTATATATACGACTTTGTGATCTTGCTCAGAAATTCCCTAAGCGACGGCAAAAGGCAGCGGAGCTCGCATGCAGGAGTTTGGAGGATAAGAGCAGCAATGTCAGGCGTAACGCCATCAAACTGTTGGGTGCCTTCATTAAGACCCATCCCTTCACGGTCATGCACGGTGCACAGCTTTCTCGAAAGGAATGGCAAGCACGTTTGGACAAGGTACAAGAGGAACTGGATGCTTTGAGACCTCCTCCTGGTGTCCCTGGCTTCGGCAACGACCAAGCGAACACAACAGTTGATAACGAGCTTCTGGACGAGGCCACACAGCTTGGCTCACCTCAGAAGCCCACACAGATGACCGAAGAGGACAAGGCGGCTGCCATCCAGAAGGCTCAGGAGGAGGCTGCCACTGGTGAGGCCATTGAGAAACTCACCCTTACCAGGAGATATTACAACGAAGCGTTGAAGTTTATCGAAGTCATCGATGAGGCCACTACCATTATTTGCCAACTTCTCGGTTCGAGGAACAAGAGCGAAGTCATTGAGGCCATTGACTTTTTCGAAGTTGGCGACGCCTACAACATTGAGCAGAACAAGGTTGGTATCCGACGCATGCTTCGTCTCATCTGGACCAAGGGCAACAGCGACGAAGGCAAGGGTGTCCAAACACATCTGATCGAATGCTACAAGCGACTCTTCTTCGAGGCCCCTGAATCCTTCAGCCCCAACGACGCAGCTAACTACATTGCGCGAAACATGATCAGTCTCACCTTTGGCGCCACCCCAGCAGAGCTCACTTCTCTTGAGCAGCTTTTGGCGACAATGATGAAGGGTGGCATGATTCCCGAGGTTGTTGTCAACAAACTTTGGCAAGTTTACGGCGTCCAGAAGCGCGAGATCTCTCGTACTCAGAGACGAGGTGCCATCATTGTTCTGGGAATGCTTGCCACAGCGAACCCAGAAATCGTCGTCGGTGAGATGGAGACTATGCTTCGAACTGGCCTTGGTGCATACGGACGTAGCGATTTGCAGCTGGCCAAGTTCACTTGCATTGCCTTGAGGCGAATCAACCCTACCGGACGACAAGCAAAGGACTCGACCGTCAAATTCTCACGACTACCGAACGACCATGCTGTGTCAGTGAGACTGGCTGCTATCACCGAGGTCCAGTCTGACAGCAAGGAGTGGTATGGTGTAGCTGAGCAAGCCATCAGTGCTATCTATGCTGTCTCCAAGCATCCCGACACTCTCTGCTCAGATCTGATTCGGCGAAAGTCCAAACAGGTGTTCGGACAGTCTCGTTCGCCCCCGTCTTCACAGCCCAATTCGCGACCCGGGTCCAGTGACGAGACAAAGTCTGTGCAAATGGAAGATCAAATTCAGTCTCAGCTTCAGTCCCAGTCTCAAGGCGACAAGTCCAGGAAACGCGACAACGCCATTGCTCTTTCACAACTTCTCTTCATTGTTGGTCACGTCGCCATTAAGCAGATTGTTCACCTTGAGCTGTGTGAGCTTGACTTTAAGCGCAGAAagcaggagaaggagaaaCAAGCACCGGCCAAGAATGATAAGGACAAGGAGGATGCAGACGAGTTGGACCTTATCGGAGGAACAACCGAGGACGACTTTACAGAAGCTATGGCACATATTCGTGAGCGAGAACTTTTGTACGGTCCCAGTTCATTGCTGGCTGTCTTTGGCCCGCTGGTGTCAGAGATCTGCGCCAACAACACGACATACGCCGACAAGGGACTCCAAGCCGCTGCGACACTGTGTCTTGCCAAGCTCATGTGCGTATCTGCAGAATACTGTGAGACCAACCTACCACTGCTCATCACCATTATGGAACGATCGCCCAACGCGACAGTCCGAAGCAACGCTGTTATTGCTCTTGGAGATATGGCTGTTTGCTTCAACCACCTTATTGATGAGAACACCGACTTCTTGTATCGTCGACTGGCGGATGACGACGCGTCAGTCAAGCGAACATGTCTCATGACGCTGACGTTCCTGATTCTAGCTGGacaggtcaaggtcaagggtcAACTGGGTGAGATGGCCAAGTGTCTCGAGGATGAAGATCGCAGAATTGCGGATCTTGCGAGAATGTTCTTCACTGAACTCAGCACCAAGGATAACGCTGTTTACAACCACTTTGTTGACATGTTCAGTCTACTCAGTGCTGGAGGCAACATGGAAGAGGAGAGCTTCCGTCGAATCATCAAGTTCCTACTTGGCTTTGTCGAGAAG GACAAGCACGCCAAGCAACTGGCAGACAAGCTCGCTGCTCGACTCGGCAGATGCGAAACGGAGCGACAATGGAACGACGTTGCGTATGCTCTGGGTATCCTGCAGCACAAGAACGAAGAGATCACCAAGCTGGTGTCGGAGGGTTACAGGGTTGTTCATTCATCGGCATGA